A region of Mycolicibacterium brumae DNA encodes the following proteins:
- a CDS encoding M24 family metallopeptidase, translated as MDSKPDEDQRAARLLDAQRKAEQLFDEVGARGLVRPGIGERALSDEIRDLAAELLGVTRHWHKRIVRSGENTVAIYRENPPDRIIGDDDIVFLDFGPLFEEWEADFGRTYVLGDDPVKLALRDDLPRIWAAGRAHYEASPDITGEQLFEHVVALSREAGWEFGGVIAGHLVGEFPHEKISGDEVASYVAPGSTSPMRRVDRQGRRCHWILEVHLLDPQRRFGGFHEELLDL; from the coding sequence GTGGACAGCAAGCCCGACGAGGATCAGCGCGCCGCTCGGCTCCTCGACGCGCAGCGCAAGGCCGAGCAACTCTTCGACGAGGTCGGCGCCAGGGGACTGGTGCGACCTGGGATCGGTGAACGCGCGCTGTCCGACGAGATCCGCGACCTGGCCGCCGAGCTGCTGGGCGTGACCCGGCACTGGCACAAGCGGATCGTGCGGTCCGGGGAGAACACCGTGGCGATCTACCGGGAGAACCCGCCGGACCGGATCATCGGCGACGACGACATCGTCTTCCTGGACTTCGGCCCGCTGTTCGAGGAGTGGGAGGCCGACTTCGGCCGCACCTATGTGCTCGGCGACGACCCGGTGAAACTCGCGCTACGCGACGACCTGCCGCGGATCTGGGCGGCCGGCCGCGCGCACTACGAGGCCAGCCCGGACATCACCGGTGAGCAGTTGTTCGAGCACGTCGTCGCGCTGAGCCGGGAGGCCGGCTGGGAGTTCGGCGGCGTCATCGCCGGGCACCTGGTGGGGGAGTTTCCGCACGAGAAGATCTCCGGCGACGAGGTGGCGTCCTACGTCGCGCCCGGCTCCACGTCGCCGATGCGTCGCGTCGACCGGCAAGGCCGCCGCTGCCACTGGATCCTGGAGGTCCACCTGCTCGACCCGCAGCGCCGGTTCGGCGGTTTCCACGAGGAACTGCTG